From the Thermococcus sp. 18S1 genome, one window contains:
- a CDS encoding MBL fold metallo-hydrolase yields the protein MKIIWYGHACFWVETNGVRLLIDPYPEVDDDRIGEVDYILITHEHVDHYGKVELLSRLRDATVIGPKPVYMTAISDGVTKVREIEDGQTIELENGVKVTAFYMEHPSSQYPLGYLIEGDKSLFHTGDTYSTPVLQRLRGRVDVLLVPISGRSTANEREAAQIVEDMRPRLVIPMHYGTYGTGSPEKLRDELQKKRIWTLVRPLELYEEFTL from the coding sequence ATGAAGATTATCTGGTATGGACATGCGTGCTTTTGGGTCGAGACCAACGGTGTGAGACTCCTCATCGACCCGTATCCCGAGGTGGACGATGACAGGATAGGCGAGGTTGACTACATACTGATAACCCACGAACACGTGGACCACTACGGCAAGGTGGAGCTCCTCTCGCGACTCCGCGACGCCACGGTGATAGGGCCCAAGCCGGTTTACATGACCGCCATCAGCGACGGTGTGACGAAGGTCAGGGAGATAGAGGACGGCCAGACCATCGAGCTCGAGAACGGCGTTAAGGTGACCGCCTTCTACATGGAGCACCCCTCGAGCCAGTACCCCCTGGGCTACCTGATAGAGGGGGACAAGTCCCTCTTCCACACGGGCGATACATACTCCACCCCCGTCCTCCAGAGACTCCGCGGAAGGGTGGACGTTCTCCTGGTGCCGATAAGCGGCCGTTCAACGGCCAACGAGCGCGAGGCGGCCCAGATTGTCGAGGACATGCGCCCTCGCCTCGTCATACCCATGCACTACGGCACCTATGGAACCGGAAGCCCCGAGAAGCTCAGGGATGAGCTCCAGAAGAAGCGCATCTGGACCCTCGTCAGGCCCCTTGAACTCTACGAAGAGTTCACCCTTTAG
- the radB gene encoding DNA repair and recombination protein RadB: MLSTGVKSLDELLGGGIAPGVLTQIYGGFATGKTTLAVQIGLLSGGKVAYIDTEGGFSPERLSQMATARGLDPEGALQRFILFTPSDFKEQRRSIGGLKKIVDGTFSLVVVDSITAHYRVEENRRGLSAELGKQLQVLLWIARKKDIPVIIINQVHFDSRAERMKPVAEHTLNYRTKDILRLDRLNVPGLRVAVLERHRFRPEGGMVHFRITEKGIEEALSGEEDK; this comes from the coding sequence ATGCTCTCAACGGGGGTCAAATCACTTGACGAGCTTCTGGGCGGGGGCATCGCCCCCGGCGTCCTGACCCAGATTTACGGGGGTTTCGCCACGGGGAAGACGACGCTGGCGGTTCAGATAGGCCTTCTCAGCGGCGGAAAGGTTGCATACATCGACACGGAGGGCGGCTTCTCCCCGGAGAGACTGAGCCAGATGGCGACCGCGAGGGGACTGGATCCGGAGGGGGCCCTTCAGCGCTTCATTCTGTTCACCCCCTCGGATTTCAAAGAGCAGCGGCGCTCCATCGGGGGCCTGAAGAAGATCGTCGATGGGACGTTCTCCCTCGTCGTCGTTGACTCGATAACCGCCCACTACCGAGTCGAGGAGAACCGAAGGGGCCTGAGCGCGGAGCTTGGCAAGCAGCTCCAGGTGCTCCTCTGGATAGCGAGGAAGAAGGACATACCGGTAATAATCATCAATCAGGTTCACTTCGACAGCCGGGCGGAGAGGATGAAGCCCGTTGCCGAGCACACACTCAACTACAGGACGAAGGACATTCTCCGGCTGGATAGACTGAACGTTCCCGGCCTTCGGGTCGCCGTTCTGGAGAGGCACCGCTTCAGGCCGGAGGGGGGCATGGTCCACTTCAGGATAACGGAGAAAGGAATCGAAGAAGCCCTGAGCGGCGAGGAGGATAAATAA
- a CDS encoding DUF1614 domain-containing protein: MNRRRLIIPPVSLPVLLVIGALFIIIFVFFSGVVMAAFEKLGIPPDVAYALFIFALVGSFLNIPIAEETSYEPVVRVREVRFFGIAYPVPFFDWEERRIIIAINVGGAIVPISVAVYEIFRMVYFGKWALLFNTFLAVLIASLFSHAVARPVRGLGIAMPLFLPPLMAILLGWLLGGSNPNAVAYISGTLGVLIGADLMNWNRIKNLGAPMVSIGGAGTFDGIFLAGIIAVLLV, encoded by the coding sequence ATGAACAGACGTCGCCTCATAATCCCGCCCGTTTCACTCCCCGTGCTCCTGGTTATAGGTGCTCTTTTCATCATCATCTTCGTGTTCTTCTCGGGGGTCGTTATGGCCGCGTTTGAGAAGCTGGGAATTCCCCCGGACGTCGCATATGCGCTCTTCATCTTTGCACTCGTGGGAAGCTTCCTGAACATACCAATCGCGGAAGAAACGTCCTACGAGCCGGTCGTGAGGGTGAGGGAGGTTCGGTTCTTTGGAATAGCCTATCCAGTTCCGTTCTTTGACTGGGAGGAGAGGCGCATAATCATCGCCATAAACGTTGGAGGGGCCATCGTTCCCATAAGCGTGGCCGTCTATGAGATATTTAGGATGGTGTATTTCGGCAAGTGGGCCCTCCTGTTCAACACATTTCTGGCGGTTCTCATAGCCTCCCTCTTCAGCCATGCCGTTGCCAGACCTGTCAGGGGCCTTGGAATAGCCATGCCCCTCTTCCTGCCGCCCCTGATGGCCATACTCCTCGGCTGGCTCCTCGGTGGGAGCAACCCGAACGCCGTTGCCTACATCAGCGGGACCCTCGGCGTCCTGATAGGTGCCGACCTGATGAACTGGAACAGGATCAAGAACCTCGGCGCGCCGATGGTCAGCATAGGAGGCGCCGGCACCTTCGACGGCATTTTCCTCGCGGGCATAATTGCCGTCCTCCTGGTATAA
- a CDS encoding ribose-phosphate diphosphokinase has translation MFVIGSGARHLEDEIKALGGRVLDVEIKRFPDGEKYVRVLGSSEEVTLVQSTFKPQDEHLVEMILLADALRERGVQRLRAVVPYFAYSRQDRVTKEGEPVSVRAVMRTLAVYYDELYVFDLHNPETLKFFPGKAVNLSPAGVIADYFGEKLGEGVVLAPDKGALMRAKAVAEKLGLEYSHFHKVRVSPTEVRMEPVDVDVKGKNVLIVDDIISTGGTMIRAANLLRDMGAEKVFVAATHGVFAEGAIERVSKAVDELAVTNTIPTPVSRISVVPEILKL, from the coding sequence ATGTTCGTGATTGGAAGCGGTGCCAGGCATCTGGAGGACGAAATTAAGGCCCTCGGCGGCAGGGTTCTCGATGTCGAGATAAAGCGGTTCCCCGACGGGGAGAAATACGTCAGGGTTCTTGGCTCCTCGGAGGAAGTTACCCTCGTTCAGTCCACCTTCAAACCCCAGGACGAGCACCTGGTCGAGATGATCCTCCTCGCCGATGCCCTGCGCGAGAGGGGGGTTCAGAGGCTAAGGGCGGTCGTTCCGTACTTTGCCTACTCAAGACAGGACAGGGTCACGAAGGAAGGGGAGCCGGTGAGCGTGAGGGCTGTGATGAGAACCCTCGCGGTTTACTACGACGAGCTCTACGTCTTCGACCTCCACAACCCCGAGACCCTCAAGTTCTTCCCGGGTAAGGCGGTCAACCTCTCCCCTGCGGGGGTCATCGCCGACTACTTCGGGGAGAAGCTCGGTGAGGGCGTTGTCCTCGCCCCAGATAAGGGTGCTCTGATGAGGGCGAAGGCCGTTGCCGAAAAGCTGGGCCTTGAGTACAGCCACTTCCACAAGGTCCGCGTCTCCCCGACGGAGGTCAGGATGGAACCGGTCGATGTGGACGTTAAAGGGAAGAACGTGCTCATAGTCGATGACATCATAAGCACCGGCGGGACAATGATCAGGGCGGCAAACCTGCTCAGGGATATGGGGGCGGAGAAGGTCTTTGTCGCGGCTACGCACGGTGTCTTTGCGGAGGGTGCGATAGAGCGCGTAAGCAAAGCCGTTGACGAGCTGGCGGTCACCAACACGATACCCACACCGGTCTCGAGGATAAGCGTTGTGCCCGAGATACTGAAGCTGTGA